A stretch of the Gracilinanus agilis isolate LMUSP501 chromosome 4, AgileGrace, whole genome shotgun sequence genome encodes the following:
- the ARNT gene encoding aryl hydrocarbon receptor nuclear translocator — translation MAATAANPEMASDVSSLSAAIVSGNPGPGLQGGGAITQRTIKRRPGLDFDDDGEGNSKFLRCDDDQMPNDKERFARSDDEQSSADKERLARENHSEIERRRRNKMTAYITELSDMVPTCSALARKPDKLTILRMAVSHMKSLRGTGNTSTDGTYKPSFLTDQELKHLILEAADGFLFIVSCETGRVVYVSDSVTPVLNQPQSEWFGSTLYDQVHPDDVDKLREQLSTSENALTGRILDLKTGTVKKEGQQSSMRMCMGSRRSFICRMRCGNSSVDPGSMNRLSFVRNRCRNGLGSVKEGEPHFVVVHCTGYIKAWPPAGVSLPDDDPEASQGSKFCLVAIGRLQVTSSPNCTDMNNVCQPTEFISRHNTEGIFTFVDHRCIATVGYQPQELLGKDIVEFCHHEDQQLLRDSFQQVVKLKGQVLSVMFRFRSKNHEWLWMRTSSFTFQNPYSDEIEYIICTNTSVKNSNQEQRPALSNSIQRSQLGPAANLPLEMGSGQLAPRQQQQTELDVVTGREGLASYNHSQVSVQPGTATGPDHSKSLEKSDGLFGQDRDPRFAEIYPNISAGVYPSTLF, via the exons GCTTGattttgatgatgatggtgaAGGAAACAGTAAATTTTtgag atgtgATGATGATCAGATGCCTAATGATAAAGAGCGGTTTGCCAG gtcGGATGATGAGCAGAGTTCAGCGGATAAAGAGAGACTTGCCAG GGAAAATCATAGTGAAATTGAACGTCGACGGCGGAATAAGATGACAGCTTACATCACAGAGCTATCAGACATGGTACCCACCTGCAGTGCCTTGGCTCGAAAACCAGACAAGTTGACCATTTTACGCATGGCTGTATCTCACATGAAATCCCTGAGAGGAACCGGCAACACTTCTACTGATGGCACTTATAAGCCATCCTTCCTCACTGACCAG GAGCTGAAACACTTAATACTAGAGGCAGCAGATGGTTTTCTGTTCATTGTGTCGTGTGAGACAGGCAGAGTTGTATATGTCTCTGACTCGGTGACCCCTGTCTTGAACCAACCACAGTCTGAATGGTTTGGCAGCACGCTTTATGACCAGGTGCACCCTGATGATGTGGATAAGCTCCGGGAGCAACTCTCCACCTCCGAAAATGCTTTGACTG gtcGTATTTTAGACCTGAAGACAGGGACAGTAAAGAAGGAGGGTCAGCAATCTTCCATGAGGATGTGTATGGGTTCAAGGAGGTCATTTATCTGCCGGATGAG GTGTGGTAATAGCTCTGTGGATCCAGGTTCCATGAACAGATTGAGCTTTGTTAGGAACAGGTGCAG GAATGGTCTTGGCTCTGTGAAGGAAGGAGAGCCTCACTTTGTGGTAGTCCATTGCACAGGCTACATCAAGGCCTGGCCCCCAGCAG GTGTCTCACTCCCAGATGATGACCCAGAGGCCAGCCAGGGAAGCAAGTTCTGCCTTGTGGCCATAGGCAGATTACAG gTAACCAGTTCTCCCAATTGCACAGACATGAACAATGTCTGCCAGCCAACGGAATTCATCTCCCGCCACAACACTGAGGGTATTTTTACTTTTGTGGACCATCGCTGCATAGCTACTGTGGGCTACCAGCCACAG GAGCTATTGGGAAAGGATATTGTGGAATTCTGCCATCATGAAGACCAGCAGCTCCTAAGAGATAGTTTCCAACAG GTGGTGAAATTAAAAGGCCAGGTTCTGTCTGTCATGTTCCGGTTCCGGTCCAAGAACCATGAGTGGCTCTGGATGAGAACCAGCTCCTTTACCTTCCAGAACCCCTACTCAGATGAGATTGAGTACATCATCTGTACCAACACCAGCGTGAA GAACTCCAACCAAGAACAACGTCCTGCATTGTCCAACTCAATCCAGAGGTCACAGCTGGGTCCTGCAGCTAATCTGCCCCTGGAGATGGGTTCTGGGCAGCTGGCACCTAG GCAACAACAGCAAACAGAGCTTGATGTAGTGACAGGAAGAGAGGGATTGGCCAGCTATAATCATTCACAG GTCTCAGTCCAGCCTGGGACAGCCACAGGCCCAGATCATAGCAAGTCCCTGGAGAAGTCAGATGGCCTTTTTGGTCAGGACAGAGACCCAAGGTTTGCTGAGATCTACCCCAACATTAGTGCAGGTGTGTACCCTTCTACCCTTTTCTAG